One genomic window of Tenacibaculum tangerinum includes the following:
- a CDS encoding response regulator, which produces MNQSPLNIILTDDDIDDRLFFEEAIEDIDIATKLTTFNHGQELMNYLQSNDTALPHLIFLDLNMPIKNGMECLQDIRNNPKLQHTIVAIYSTSSSESDIEKTFVNGANIYINKPNSFNDLKKAIKKVLQINWQYHTSNLKKENFLLRI; this is translated from the coding sequence ATGAATCAATCGCCCCTCAATATAATTTTAACCGATGACGATATCGATGACCGTCTTTTTTTTGAAGAAGCTATTGAAGATATCGATATCGCTACCAAACTTACCACCTTTAATCATGGTCAAGAGCTTATGAATTATTTACAGAGTAACGACACTGCGTTGCCGCATCTTATTTTCTTAGATCTTAATATGCCTATTAAAAATGGTATGGAGTGCTTGCAAGATATTAGAAACAACCCTAAACTACAGCATACTATTGTTGCCATTTACTCTACCTCTTCATCTGAAAGTGATATTGAAAAAACATTTGTAAATGGGGCCAATATATATATTAACAAACCCAATTCTTTTAACGATTTAAAGAAAGCAATTAAAAAAGTACTGCAAATAAATTGGCAGTACCATACCTCTAATCTTAAAAAAGAAAACTTTTTGCTAAGAATATAA